One stretch of Rhizoctonia solani chromosome 8, complete sequence DNA includes these proteins:
- a CDS encoding proteoglycan 4 codes for MQHVFSLGTVFRASPFVNYNHNPSMDPPKDPSPPPPPPPQQKLLIKLRVSDLSKPNKTPEPDSTTDDADPVGGSATPASTQKRRGGGSSGRGKRRKVESDVTSDADISIDSSLSTPSKRGRGGKGSRGGRGGGRGGRKSALQHEVLVQTAPGTPESLGDLSLPQLPGSPSSTSTSLAPTPTPTADIDPALLATAPKRPLPTRTFPVQPAPKTTNPVPAITAPPDLSRRKPRKWSVQWREVRGVGGGSWWVKTWVGGSQSEYASDPSRIMAVPNSLSRPTKIRKTDSAPRLSGLGTSPLTSGPVTPATPGGLGGVTPGGLGGILGAVTPGVPGSATPGGLGTLTPVPAPAPASTSASVSVPVPMPVPVPAPASTLGLSIPLGLTVAPSGAVTPSTAPTPAPAPALAPAEVDDPTPAPKPKKEPAMGQFKDSGRYRENDIPAHQRDESSYSREKTDAAQYKDKESVHYRDTKDKDKDKSEGKEPVVYKDKEPGHYRDSNVHYREKDSSHYRDDTPSSQYRYYRDEVDPPAHYREKDPSRHYRDEPVRHREKEPARHYRDYPEYRDREREREPGHYFRDERDRERDRERERYRDPNEPTHYKDGSYYREREMAPYREKEYYRERERERDSSTYERDSAIRERERERDSMPRERERERDLISHTHTRERVISNSSSKGLSLPPLGEPREIPTPTSSVRESSIRDAPIASSLRESSHRESLPPSHRESHPTSSYRESAAPSLRESAAPSLRESATSSRRGTTPPRRINEIDEDYDAPPRSPPRAARDIRDAPRSPPRTREEYEAPRVVIRDEYDVPSRMRDAAREPIPTSSMRDVSNSDDNAPRQIRRYASREESFRDVPALSMRDAPTSSLRDTPLRDAPTSSLRNTPTSSVRDAPTSSLRDAPYPLTTSSLRTSSMRDEPTSATSDKSRRYRESEYRESDVRYRDELDVRYREESDVRYRDELDGRFRDEKARDVRYREDPGVRYRERESEIRYREDPDVRYRERERESEVRYREREADVRYRDDPPARYRDVYREREDARYDRYREREDRYREREDAPVRYREDEAPVRYREPPRYRDYEADPRREAYEVDPRREAYDVDPRRDRDAYYRDDPRSSYRMEPNGQLTIETKGKGRAERAGYEQAAKDVEMELMGE; via the exons ATGCAACACGTATTCTCGCTCGGGACCGTCTTCCGCGCATCCCCCTTTGTTAATTACAACCATAATCCCTCCATGGACCCCCCCAAGGACCCCTCTCCCCCACCGCCCCCGCCTCCACAGCAAAAGCTGCTTATCAAGCTCCGTGTCTCCGACCTCTCCAAGCCAAACAAGACCCCCGAGCCAGACAGCACCACCGACGACGCTGACCCCGTTGGTGGCAGTGCCACTCCAGCCAGCACCCAAAAACGACGCGGTGGAGGCTCTTCCGGCCGTGGAAAGCGCCGCAAGGTCGAATCCGACGTCACCAGCGATGCCGACATCAGCATCGACAGTTCCCTATCCACTCCTTCCAAACGCGGTCGAGGCGGAAAAGGCTCCCGAGGCGGTCGAGGAGGCGGTCGGGGCGGTCGCAAAAGTGCTCTCCA ACACGAAGTCCTTGTTCAAACTGCACCAGGCACACCTGAATCACTCGGAGACC TCTCATTACCCCAACTTCCGGGTTCACCTTCGAGCACATCTACATCTCTAGCACCCACCCCGACTCCCACTGCCGATATAGACCCTGCACTACTAGCCACAGCACCCAAACGACCGCTCCCAACACGCACATTCCCCGTCCAGCCCGCCCCCAAGACCACCAACCCCGTTCCGGCCATAACCGCACCGCCCGACCTCTCCCGACGAAAGCCCCGCAAGTGGTCCGTCCAATGGAGAGAAGTCAGAGGTGTCGGCGGCGGCAGTTGGTGGGTCAAGACCTGGGTCGGCG GCTCCCAGTCCGAGTATGCGTCGGACCCATCTCGTATCATGGCCGTTCCAAACTCCCTCTCCCGCCCGACCAAGATTAGGAAAACCGACTCGGCGCCGAGGTTGAGTGGACTGGGGACCTCGCCCTTGACGAGCGGCCCCGTGACCCCTGCTACCCCTGGCGGGCTGGGCGGTGTCACCCCGGGTGGACTGGGGGGCATACTGGGCGCTGTTACACCTGGCGTACCGGGCAGTGCGACTCCTGGTGGACTGGGCACTTTGACTCCTGTGCCTGCCCCTGCCCCTGCATCTACCTCTGCCTCTGTGTCTGTGCCCGTGCCCATGCCCGTGCCTGTGCCTGCTCCAGCATCCACACTTGGACTGTCTATTCCTCTAGGTCTCACCGTCGCACCCTCGGGAGCCGTCACTCCATCCACCGCACCCACACCTGCACCTGCACCTGCACTCGCACCAGCCGAAGTAGACGACCCCACTCCAGCACCCAAACCCAAAAAAGAACCAGCGATGGGTCAGTTCAAGGATTCCGGACGGTACAGGGAAAACGACATCCCCGCTCACCAGAGAGACGAATCGAGCTACTCGAGGGAGAAGACGGACGCAGCGCAGTACAAGGATAAAGAGTCGGTGCATTACAGGgataccaaggacaaggataAGGATAAGAGcgagggcaaggaacctgTGGTgtacaaggacaaggaaccGGGCCACTACCGAGATTCGAACGTGCACTATAGGGAAAAGGACTCGTCGCATTATCGGGACGATACGCCTTCGTCGCAATATAGGTACTACCGCGACGAAGTCGATCCCCCGGCCCATTACCGTGAAAAAGACCCCTCTCGGCACTATCGTGACGAACCCGTGCGGCACCGCGAAAAGGAGCCCGCGAGGCACTATCGAGATTATCCAGAGTACAGGGACCGAGAGCGAGAACGGGAGCCGGGGCATTACTTTCGAGACGAGAGGGACCGAGAGAGGGATAGGGAAAGAGAGCGGTACCGAGACCCGAACGAACCGACGCATTACAAGGACGGGTCGTACTATCGCGAGAGGGAGATGGCGCCGTACCGGGAAAAAGAGTATTATCGcgagagggagagggagagggaCTCGAGCACCTACGAACGCGATTCGGCCATTCGTGAACGAGAACGAGAGCGGGATTCGATGCCCCGCGAACGTGAACGTGAACGCGACCTGATCTCACACACCCATACCCGCGAACGTGTCATCTCAAATTCCTCGTCCAAAGGTCTTTCCCTCCCTCCGCTCGGAGAGCCCAGGGAGATCCCGACCCCCACGTCCTCGGTCAGGGAATCGTCCATTCGGGACGCGCCGATCGCCAGCTCATTGCGCGAGTCTTCGCATCGAGAGTCGTTGCCTCCGTCCCACCGGGAATCCCATCCTACCTCGTCGTACCGCGAGTCGGCTGCTCCGTCGTTGAGAGAATCCGCCGCTCCGTCGTTGCGCGAATCAGCCACGTCGTCTAGACGCGGAACGACCCCTCCTCGCAGGATCAACGAAATCGACGAAGACTACGATGCGCCTCCTCGGTCTCCTCCGAGGGCAGCCAGGGACATACGAGATGCTCCGAGGTCCCCACCAAGGACGAGGGAAGAGTACGAGGCTCCTCGAGTGGTCATTCGTGACGAATACGATGTTCCCTCACGGATGCGAGATGCCGCCCGAGAGCCGATTCCGACCTCTAGCATGCGCGACGTGTCCAACTCGGACGACAACGCCCCTCGCCAAATCAGACGGTACGCCTCGCGCGAAGAGTCGTTTAGAGACGTCCCCGCCCTGTCAATGCGGGACGCCCCCACGTCCTCTCTCCGCGATACCCCGCTGCGCGACGCGCCTACTTCTTCCCTGCGAAACACGCCGACCTCGTCCGTCCGTGATGCACCCACTTCTTCCCTCCGCGACGCCCCATATCCACTGACGACATCCTCGCTCCGTACCTCTTCGATGCGCGACGAACCCACGTCTGCTACGAGCGACAAGAGCCGGCGGTACCGCGAGAGCGAATATCGCGAGTCGGACGTCCGGTACCGTGACGAACTCGACGTTCGCTACCGGGAAGAATCCGACGTTCGTTACCGGGACGAACTGGATGGGCGGTTCCGGGACGAAAAGGCGCGAGACGTTCGTTATCGAGAGGACCCGGGCGTTCGTTACCGAGAGCGCGAATCGGAAATTCGGTATCGCGAGGATCCTGATGTCCGGTACCGTGAACGCGAGCGCGAGTCCGAAGTGCGCTACCGGGAGCGCGAAGCAGATGTTCGGTACCGCGATGATCCACCGGCCCGATACCGGGACGTCTACCGAGAACGGGAAGACGCCCGCTACGATCGCTACCGGGAGCGCGAGGACAGGTATCGAGAGCGCGAAGACGCTCCGGTCCGATACAGGGAAGACGAAGCTCCGGTCCGGTACAGGGAACCTCCGAGGTACCGAGACTACGAGGCCGACCCGCGAAGAGAGGCGTACGAAGTCGATCCTCGGAGGGAGGCATATGACGTTGATCCTCGGCGCGATCGGGACGCATACTATCGTGACGACCCTCGCTCTTCCTATCGCATGGAGCCCAACGGTCAACTCACAATCGAGACAAAAGGCAAAGGGCGCGCCGAGAGGGCTGGATACGAACAAGCTGCCAAGGACGTCGAGATGGAACTGATGGGCGAGTAA
- a CDS encoding Prefoldin subunit, giving the protein MATLSDDTLRKILLQINQTINDSSRAISTTKAQTAAKERDRRVIQLTAKEISEIPAQSGAQFYRGVGKMFMQEPRSTIENSLKSQEKELTNDINNLAKKLKYHEKQLNDSQAQMRDIFHASESR; this is encoded by the exons ATGGCCACACTCTCGGATGATACCTTGAGGAAG ATCCTACTTCAAATTAATCAAACAATAAACGATAGTTCACGCGCTATCTCCACTACCAAGGCCCAGACCGCCGCTAAGGAGAGGGACCGACGCGTAATTCAACTCACTGCTAAAGAAATATCGGAGATACCCGCACAATCGGGTGCTCAGTTTTATCGGGGCGTTGGGAAAAT GTTTATGCAAGAGCCCAGATCAACAATCGAGAACAGTCTCAAGAGTCAAGAAAAGGAGCTAACAAATGACATTAACAATTTGGCTAAAAAATTGAAATATCATGAGAAACAGCTCAACGATTCACAGGCCCAGATGAGAGATATC TTCCACGCGAGCGAGAGTCGCTGA
- a CDS encoding HEAT repeat protein — MHNPTGLFNKIKPLCTALFKSHAPTDVLAALYRILKDAPPTAFTPSLIEYTFFPISHLLRKPPIPNHLLEQIFLCLSVLSAHWDLSDSPGVWTQLVVLCNLAQGRDEETCYAAALTLRALFQPDPNDLDPKIIPVLGNTLDTILDYTLSPNHSLQVVSLEVLHRIINAYFPSSHIPAVVPGVVSKMVRVAMGDKATSQVITLALKVLEDILERGVGDQVCIQSGALRDYTSLDDLVSSPSPPSSSAQSIEPQRTPTWLNATSPQVHVSLVSLSPLASNPNPLTRLALVNLCAKLAQTCAQSLENTQPVLVTHLLLLAYPALQGPTPTPPEDAQRALESLSWVNVQVVAGIVSRALSLLPHRLSQVHESTASSLARQLVSACHVLPASTIGALLGPGGGVEKWGAMLLSVVRFEVGERRVVPLVALDAGQVVEEEDESGVFTLQGLDTMATRHISSVFTALGKKAGDQGVYAIEWFVGAGVGGSVAGLWCALWLLRGQYQEQVQSRKGPSKRLVKATKWIAKTLSEMWDDRFLPPSPDPASGAEEAGQERERLEVTEYVKGLNPLTTLLDRPFANSTVRSARLEETRNVHAHLAIRLIATCHTILARIPTTTLSTQTYPATHTTNPSVTLLQYTIYPLLVENKGLGEVSTALGYASVENMLLANFDYALESVARRVSVFGVYAAGVYRYSAPASSVPESMSPIVASGPSVSIQALETLRTLVRLVGSQIVSRASDVLDECFDRLDDFHGYEVVVGALVGVLAEVVNVVGKEDDGTARDHERETGHGEENAQGQEQVWEGFLKWWKDRGKEREEWEFDLGEDDKGKDKDKDKNEGEDDEEPMSSDPPPLPPTQSLTRQIISRCTYFLTHPSPYIRAQILTLLTTAAPTLRASALLPTIHASWPFILNRMGDSQVWVVKACVGLIETLVECVGDFMARRVWEDVWPRFEKMLSAQADRTIARRSGPVRAYGSYETYGARALSDVHVSILRTLAKAVEHVEPSDQAVWTLLLLARRFLSRRVKGRGWGERKQEVYEAAVGMYKAVGKRNPDVVWLVLEGTKGGEGLPRFLKWDGEEDVQEGVEEVLNSLD; from the exons ATGCACAATCCCACCGGCCTCTTCAACAAG ATCAAGCCTCTCTGCACTGCTCTATTTAAATCACACGCTCCCACGGATGTCCTTGCTGCCCTTTATCGAATTCTCAAGGATGCCCCACCCACCGCATTTACACCTTCGCTCATCGAGTATACATTCTTCCCCATATCTCATCTCTTGCGAAAGCCCCCCATTCCCAATCACCTACTGGAACAGATCTTTCTCTGCTTGAGTGTGCTGTCTGCCCACTGGGACCTCTCCGACTCTCCGGGTGTATGGACCCAACTCGTCGTGCTCTGCAACCTTGCACAAGGAAGAGACGAGGAAACATGCTATGCCGCAGCTCTCACTTTACGTGCCCTCTTCCAACCCGATCCAAATGATCTCGATCCCAAAATAATCCCTGTTCTTGGaaacacactcgataccataTTGGACTATACATTGTCCCCTAATCACTCGCTCCAAGTCGTATCGCTCGAGGTCTTGCATAGGATAATCAACGCGTATTTCCCATCTTCCCATATCCCTGCGGTCGTCCCAGGTGTCGTCTCCAAAATGGTCCGTGTGGCAATGGGCGACAAGGCCACCTCCCAAGTCATCACCCTCGCTCTCAAAGTATTGGAAGATATCCTGGAAAGGGGAGTAGGCGATCAAGTGTGCATTCAATCCGGGGCGCTTCGCGATTACACCTCTTTGGACGATCTGGTGTCTTCCCCTTCTCCTCCCTCTTCCTCTGCCCAATCCATAGAACCACAGAGAACACCGACATGGCTCAACGCGACTAGCCCCCAAGTCCACGTCTCCCTCGTCTCCCTCTCCCCGCTCGCTTCAAACCCAAACCCCCTCACCCGACTCGCGCTCGTCAATCTCTGTGCAAAACTCGCCCAAACCTGCGCCCAAAGTCTGGAAAACACGCAACCGGTGCTCGTCACGCATCTACTACTCCTTGCCTATCCGGCTCTACAGGGTCCCACACCGACGCCCCCGGAAGACGCCCAGCGCGCATTGGAGAGTCTAAGTTGGGTCAATGTCCAAGTTGTAGCTGGAATCGTCTCGCGTGCGCTCTCGCTCCTCCCGCACCGGCTCTCGCAGGTACACGAGTCCACAGCATCGAGTCTTGCCCGACAACTCGTCTCGGCGTGCCATGTCTTGCCTGCGTCCACAATTGGAGCGTTGCTCGGTCCCGGTGGGGGCGTCGAGAAATGGGGCGCGATGTTGCTCTCGGTTGTGCGGTTTGAAGTTGGGGAAAGGCGGGTTGTCCCCTTGGTCGCTTTGGATGCGGGGCAGGTGGTtgaagaggaggatgagTCGGGGGTGTTTACGCTCCAGGGTTTGGATACGATGGCTACCCGCCATATCTCGTCTGTCTTTACTGCGCTGGGTAAGAAAGCGGGGGACCAAGGTGTTTATGCCATCGAATGGTTCGTAGGCGCCGGTGTAGGAGGGAGCGTTGCGGGACTATGGTGTGCACTTTGGTTGCTCCGCGGTCAATATCAGGAACAGGTCCAGTCTCGCAAGGGGCCAAGTAAACGACTTGTCAAGGCCACGAAATGGATTGCCAAGACGCTGAGCGAGATGTGGGACGATCGGTTTTTGCCCCCTTCTCCTGATCCTGCTTCGGGCGCAGAGGAAGCCGGGCAGGAAAGGGAGAGGCTCGAAGTGACCGAGTACGTCAAGGGGTTGAATCCGTTGACGACTCTTTTGGATCGTCCTTTTGCGAATTCGACGGTGCGGAGCGCGAGACTGGAAGAAACGAGAAACGTGCATGCGCACCTTGCAATACGACTCATTGCCACATGCCACACCATCCTTGCGCGTATTCCAACGACCACACTCTCGACCCAGACCTACCCCGCAACGCACACGACAAACCCGTCCGTGACGCTCTTGCAATACACCATCTACCCGCTGCTCGTCGAGAACAAGGGGCTGGGCGAGGTCAGTACGGCCCTGGGGTACGCGAGCGTGGAGAATATGTTGCTTGCGAATTTCGATTATGCGTTGGAGAGCGTTGCGAGGCGTGTCTCGGTGTTTGGGGTGTATGCCGCTGGGGTGTATCGGTATTCTGCCCCAGCGTCCTCTGTTCCGGAGTCAATGTCGCCTATTGTCGCCTCGGGTCCATCCGTGTCGATCCAGGCCCTCGAAACGCTACGCACGCTCGTGCGTCTCGTTGGATCTCAAATTGTTTCGCGTGCGTCGGATGTGTTGGACGAGTGCTTTGATAGGTTGGATGATTTCCATGGGTACGAAGTTGTTGTTGGTGCTCTTGTGGGCGTCTTGGCCGAGGTTGTGAATGTTGTTGGGAAAGAGGACGATGGGACTGCCCGGGACCATGAGCGGGAGACTGGACACGGGGAGGAAAATGCGCAAGGGCAAGAGCAAGTGTGGGAGGGGTTTTTGAAGTGGTGGAAAGATAGAGGCAAGGAGCGAGAAGAGTGGGAGTTTGATCTAGGCGAGGACGACAAGggcaaggacaaggacaaggacaagaacGAGGGCGAGGACGATGAGGAACCAATGTCCTCGGACCCTCCGCCGCTCCCACCCACCCAATCCCTCACGCGCCAAATCATCTCCCGATGCACGTACTTTCTAACCCACCCATCCCCCTACATCCGCGCCCAAATCTTGACCCTGCTCACCACCGCAGCGCCCACCTTGCGCGCCTCGGCTCTCCTCCCCACCATCCACGCCTCGTGGCCGTTTATCCTGAACCGGATGGGGGACAGCCAAGTATGGGTCGTCAAAGCGTGCGTCGGGCTGATCGAGACCCTCGTCGAGTGTGTGGGCGATTTCATGGCGCGGAGGGTATGGGAGGACGTCTGGCCGCGGTTCGAAAAGATGTTGAGTGCCCAGGCGGATCGGACTATTGCGAGACGGTCAGGCCCTGTGCGTGCGTACGGGTCGTATGAGACGTATGGAGCGCGGGCGCTTTCGGATGTGCATGTATCGATCTTGCGTACGTTGGCCAAGGCGGTTGAGCATGTTGAGCCCTCTGATCAGGCGGTTTGGACACTCTTGCTTCTTGCCCGCCGGTTTCTTTCGAGACGCGTTAAAGGAAGAGGGTGGGGAGAGCGAAAACAAGAGGTTTATGAAGCGGCTGTGGGGATGTATAAAGCTGTGGGGAAGAGGAATCCAGATGTTGTGTGGTTGGTTTTGGAGGGCACCAAGGGAGGCGAGGGGTTACCTAGGTTTTTAAAGTGGGATGGAGAGGAGGATGTGCAAGAGGGTGTGGAAGAGGTTTTGAATTCGTTGGATTGA
- a CDS encoding Enoyl-(Acyl carrier protein) reductase yields MASTTETPLVGVAAALKAASDPSFAPKKTLFDEFSLEGRVAIVTGGNRGLGLEMALALCEAGATVYALDLPQSPGDDFVATAEYAKKLGSTLKYVSVNVTDQQSVWDRVAAIGDAEKRIDVCVAAAGVLAGSDCLAYKADDFQRIMNVNVNGVLYSAQAAGQQMTKYGIPGSIILIASMSGSITNQGHAWVAYNTSKSAVLQMARSMACELGKHKIRVNSLSPVLLLVCLTRKGYIYTKMTAAFIDSQPGLAEKWSNMNPLGRIGRPDELRGVVAWLASDASTFCTGSDILLFSHKQHGASRPIGDIQWYPCPDIGDPKIKCGTIVVPLDYFDPNVGTATIALGKYKADPAIRRGSIFLNPGGPGGPGVRLATQAGPLLVATRLGPYYDLIGFDPRGIGQTIPNAACFKSIAEMDEFYRNTVFELGHAQPPNTTVSSSSSDALISRQRAFDDIVAQQRQALALFETQAKLCTKNIPNGGAALNYMGTASVVRDIAFMTDILDGKGSNINYWGGSYGSILGATLFNMMAERMGKGMIEAIANPAEWADKHSHEWMDTWIQDADEAYRWFLNSCAKAGEASCALAKGNISADAIEQKVEKFIDELYASPMPSINSIVPAYLTAGTVRSKLFDAMEAPPRWPAFARDLEEAIKGNPAPLLNKVLPDPARDRFDHGNMARYAVTCIDSLPFNKSDPSTFPTPEYLAQRVVQRVNSTSKYFGGSTGLTDIDGGCQFWPVDGIERYAGPWNRTLANPVMVISSSVDPITPLASAKFINNQLGDMSRLVIVNAPGHGVPFPSLCQFKASLAYFNNGTLPEDETICEMVYGPFEDPARVYSDISNEEQSMIQMGAKFVEQLYVMRKGRE; encoded by the exons ATGGCCTCCACAACGGAAACACCTCTTGTCGGCGTCGCCGCTGCACTAAAGGCGGCCTCCGACCCATCCTTTGCTCCCAAAAAGACTCTTTTCGATGAATTCTCACTCGAGGGTCGTGTAGCCATCGTGACCGGAGGTAATAGAGGTCTTGGTTTGGAGATGGCTTTGGCTTTGTGTGAGGCTGGTGCTACTGTTTACGCGCTTGATCTCCCACAGTCCCCAGGAGATGATTTTGTCGCTACCGCAGAATACGCAAAGAAACTTGGATCTACGTTGAAGTACGTATCGGTCAACGTCACTGACCAACAAAGTGTGTGGGACAGAGTCGCAGCAATTGGTGACGCCGAGAAGCGCATCGATGTATGCGTAGCCGCAGCCGGGGTTTTGGCAGGGTCCGATTGTCTAGCGTACAAGGCCGACGATTTCCAGCGTATAATGAATGTTAATGTTAATGGTGTGCTCTACTCGGCACAAGCGGCGGGACAACAGATGACAAAGTATGGTATTCCTGGAAGCATAATATTGATTGCTTCAATGAGCGGATCTATCACAAACCAA GGTCACGCTTGGGTCGCATATAACACCAGCAAATCGGCTGTTTTACAAATGGCAAGGAGCATGGCATGCGAGCTTGGAAAACACAAAATTCGCGTCAATTCTCTTTCTCCAG TATTGTTGCTTGTTTGCTTGACCCGTAAAGGCTACATTTACACCAAAATGACCGCCGCTTTCATCGACAGCCAACCCGGACTTGCCGAGAAATGGTCGAATATGAATCCACTCGGTCGTATCGGCCGACCTGATGAGCTACGTGGAGTAGTTGCATGGCTGGCCTCAGACGCTTCCACATTTTGCACAGGTAGCGA TATACTT TTGTTTAGTCATAAACAACATGGGGCCTCTCGACCGATAGGCGATATTCAGTGGTACCCATGTCCAGATATTGGCGATCCTAAAATCAAGTGTGGCACCATTGT GGTTCCCCTCGACTACTTCGATCCAAATGTTGGAACCGCTACAATTGCTCTGGGGAAGTACAAAGCAGATCCCGCTATTCGACGTGGATCTATTTTTCTCAACCCAG GTGGTCCAGGCGGGCCAGGTGTGAGGCTAGCTACGCAAGCTGGGCCACTTTTAGTGGCAACCAGGCTAGGTCCGTATTACGACCTTATTGGATTTGACCCCAGAG GTATTGGGCAGACAAT CCCTAATGCGGCATGCTTCAAATCCATAGCTGAAATGGACGAGTTCTACAGAAATACTG TTTTTGAACTCGGACATGCTCAACCCCCGAATACTACCGTCTCATCGTCAAGTTCAGATGCACTTATTTCTCGGCAACGTGCGTTTGACGACATTGTAGCACAGCAGCGCCAAGCTCTTGCCTTGTTCGAGACACAAGCCAAGTTGTGCACGAAAAACATACCCAATGGTGGAGCTGCCTTGAATTACATGGGCACTGCGTCAGTTGTCCGAGATATCGCATTTATGACAGACATTCTTGATGGGAAAGGGTCGAACAT AAACTATTGGGGAGGATCTTACGGCTCTATTTTGGGAGCAACCTTATTCAACAT GATGGCAGAGCGTATGGGAAAGGGAATGATAGAGGCAATAGCTAATCCTGCGGAATGGGCAGACAAGCATTCGCACGAGTGGATGGATACCTGGATTCAAGACGCGGATGAAGCATACCGGTGGTTCTTGAATTCTTGCGCGAAG GCTGGCGAGGCTAGTTGCGCACTTGCCAAAGGAAACATCTCGGCCGACGCAATAGAACAAAAGGTTGAAAAGTTTATCGATGAGTTATATGCATCGCCTATGCCATCCATCAACAGTATTGTTCCTGCTTACCTTACGGCTGGGACGGTTCGTT CCAAACTTTTCGACGCCATGGAGGCTCCACCCCGTTGGCCAGCCTTTGCCCGTGATCTAGAGGAAGCTATAAAAGGAAACCCAGCACCTCTCTTGAACAA AGTCCTGCCTGACCCTGCTCGTGATCGGTTTGACCACGGTAATATGGCACGCTATGCAGTAACATGCATCGATTCTCTACCTTTCAATAAGTCTGACCCAAGTACATTCCCAACTCCTGAATACCTCGCACAGCGTGTCGTACAGCGTGTTAATAGCACCTCGAAATACTTTGGTGGTAGCACAGGGTTGACTGACATTGATGGCGGGTGCCAATTTTGGCCGGTAGATGGGATAGAGCGCTATGCAGGCCCATGGAATAGGACGCTTGCCAATCCAGTAATGGTCATATCGAGTTCG GTTGATCC GATCACGCCATTGGCCAGTGCGAAATTTATCAATAATCAACTGGGTGATATGTCCAGGCTAGTCATTGTGAACGCCCCCGGG CATGGAGTGCCGTTCCCATCCCTTTGCCAATTTAAGGCATCCCTTGCTTACTTCAACAACGGAACTCTGCCTGAAGATGAGACGATATGTGAGATGGTTTACGGTCCTTTTGAAGATCCGGCTAGGGTTTACTCGGATATTTCAAACGAAGAGCAGTCGATGATACAAATGGGTGCCAAATTTGTTGAACAGCTATATGTAATGAGGAAGGGCAGAGAGTAG